The Henckelia pumila isolate YLH828 unplaced genomic scaffold, ASM3356847v2 CTG_461:::fragment_3, whole genome shotgun sequence genome window below encodes:
- the LOC140872118 gene encoding protein VASCULATURE COMPLEXITY AND CONNECTIVITY — MERKVLIVCCVVGFLGLLSAATGFAAEAKRIKSSDVSSSRDTECIYPRSPALGLGLTAAVSLMIAQIIINVATGCICCRKGPHQSNSNWTLALVCFVVSWFTFVIAFLLLLTGAALNQQRGEQNMYFGNYYCYVVKPGVFAGAAVLSLASIFLGIVYYLTLTSEKNRSGPWVVSAPPGQGGIAMGQPQFPPPQQNAQGPVFVHEDTYTRRQFA; from the exons ATGGAGAGGAAAGTGTTGATAGTATGCTGTGTTGTAGGGTTTTTGGGCTTGCTTTCTGCTGCTACCGGCTTTGCTGCGGAGGCCAAGAGGATTAAG AGTTCTGACGTCAGTTCTTCCCGTGACACTGAATGCATTTATCCAAGAAGTCCTGCTCTTGGTCTTGGACTAACTGCGGCTGTTTCTCTCATGATCGCTCAAATAATAATCAATGTTGCCACTGGATGCATTTGTTGTAGAAAAGGACCACATCAATCAAACTCTAATTGGACTTTAGCACTTGTTTGCTTCGTTGTCTCCTG GTTTACGTTTGTAATAGCATTCCTTCTGTTGCTGACGGGTGCAGCACTCAACCAGCAACGCGGTGAACAGAACATGTACTTTGGCAACTATTACTGCTATGTTGTCAAACCAGGTGTCTTTGCTGGAGCTGCCGTCTTATCCCTTGCCAGCATCTTTCTTGGAATCGTTTATTACCTTACCTTAACTTCCGAAAAGAACAGAAGTGGTCCATGGGTCGTTTCTGCACCGCCTGGTCAAGGTGGCATTGCCATGGGACAACCACAGTTTCCTCCGCCCCAACAAAATGCTCAAGGTCCTGTTTTCGTGCATGAAGATACTTACACGAGACGTCAGTTCGCTTAA
- the LOC140872175 gene encoding uncharacterized protein isoform X3, producing MTRTRGTARKTQAKNKEESRADATETPAVVAQHSRRRVPFASACKKMESQLKECAEEDEKKVVPLTPVALEVTSRRMGLKKASEVRLVYSTRRSARLAEKNVEIRSGVKNDKPEILRSDLFMKEEGENVEMNVKEMSDGEPEGPEITVETSLDENFKKMDGTEVSSGRKQDIPDENDESKPESNVEEILGQHSEIDEPNPEMELCVDAGVEQSSLLYETESELNGERADETELSNGGNVSMTLNESSNDFEDGDELTTTHKDADEVDLKDTIDYGVKNISLESLDHVKQDEVGEENETNPNPNGGKQASEEEPVGKSLTLTKKSASKANAKAKKIADISAAKENICSCGSKLVLTKDGVKIAKEVAENVDKNMEKLQVTNKSSKDENGNKSPDHTGDNEASSASASREQTDCGMKPKG from the exons ATGACTAGGACACGGGGAACAGCTAGAAAAACCCAGGCCAAAAACAAGGAGGAATCAAGAGCGGATGCAACCGAAACTCCAGCAGTGGTGGCCCAACATTCGAGGAGGAGGGTTCCATTTGCCTCAGCTTGTAAGAAAATGGAGTCGCAGTTAAAGGAATGTGCTGAGGAGGACGAAAAGAAGGTTGTTCCATTGACTCCAGTAGCATTGGAAGTTACTAGTCGGAGAATGGGATTAAAGAAGGCGAGTGAGGTTAGGCTAGTTTATAGCACTCGTCGATCAGCAAGGTTGGCAGAGAAGAATGTGGAGATAAGGAGTGGGGTGAAGAATGATAAGCCTGAGATTTTGAGGAGTGATTTGTTTATGAAAGAAGAAGGTGAAAACGTGGAGATGAACGTGAAAGAGATGTCAGATGGTGAGCCTGAAGGGCCAGAAATTACTG TAGAAACATCCTTGGAtgagaattttaagaaaatggaTGGTACAGAAGTTTCTTCAGGTCGAAAACAAGATATACCAGATGAAAATGATGAAAGCAAACCAGAAAGCAATGTGGAAGAGATATTGGGCCAGCATTCTGAAATTGATGAACCTAACCCTGAGATGGAGCTGTGTGTTGATGCTGGAGTTGAACAATCAAGTCTCCTTTATGAGACAGAATCAGAGCTGAATGGAGAGAGAGCCGATGAAACAGAACTTTCTAATGGTGGAAATGTCTCAATGACACTGAATGAGAGCAGCAATGACTTTGAAGATGGCGATG AATTGACTACTACCCATAAAGATGCAGATGAAGTTGATCTCAAAGATACTATTGATTATGGTGTCAAGAATATCTCACTTGAAAGCCTCG ATCATGTGAAGCAAGATGAGGTAGGAGAAGAAAATGAAACGAACCCGAACCCCAACGGAGGGAAACAAGCCAGTGAAGAAGAGCCGGTGGGAAAATCTTTGACACTAACCAAGAAATCTGCGAGCAAGGCAAATGCTAAAGCGAAAAAGATTGCTGATATTTCGGCTGCCAAAGAGAACATTTGCAGTTGTGGTAGTAAACTGGTTCTTACAAAGGACGGAGTAAAAATAGCTAAAGAAGTTGCTGAGAATGTTGACAAAAACATGGAGAAACTACAGGTCACAAATAAATCGAGCAAAGATGAAAATGGCAATAAG TCACCTGATCATACAGGCGATAATGAGGCCAGTTCTGCAAGCGCTTCCAGAGAACAAACAGACTGCGGAATGAAACCGAAAGGCTGA
- the LOC140872175 gene encoding uncharacterized protein isoform X1, with the protein MTRTRGTARKTQAKNKEESRADATETPAVVAQHSRRRVPFASACKKMESQLKECAEEDEKKVVPLTPVALEVTSRRMGLKKASEVRLVYSTRRSARLAEKNVEIRSGVKNDKPEILRSDLFMKEEGENVEMNVKEMSDGEPEGPEITVETSLDENFKKMDGTEVSSGRKQDIPDENDESKPESNVEEILGQHSEIDEPNPEMELCVDAGVEQSSLLYETESELNGERADETELSNGGNVSMTLNESSNDFEDGDELTTTHKDADEVDLKDTIDYGVKNISLESLEFADHVKQDEVGEENETNPNPNGGKQASEEEPVGKSLTLTKKSASKANAKAKKIADISAAKENICSCGSKLVLTKDGVKIAKEVAENVDKNMEKLQVTNKSSKDENGNKSPDHTGDNEASSASASREQTDCGMKPKG; encoded by the exons ATGACTAGGACACGGGGAACAGCTAGAAAAACCCAGGCCAAAAACAAGGAGGAATCAAGAGCGGATGCAACCGAAACTCCAGCAGTGGTGGCCCAACATTCGAGGAGGAGGGTTCCATTTGCCTCAGCTTGTAAGAAAATGGAGTCGCAGTTAAAGGAATGTGCTGAGGAGGACGAAAAGAAGGTTGTTCCATTGACTCCAGTAGCATTGGAAGTTACTAGTCGGAGAATGGGATTAAAGAAGGCGAGTGAGGTTAGGCTAGTTTATAGCACTCGTCGATCAGCAAGGTTGGCAGAGAAGAATGTGGAGATAAGGAGTGGGGTGAAGAATGATAAGCCTGAGATTTTGAGGAGTGATTTGTTTATGAAAGAAGAAGGTGAAAACGTGGAGATGAACGTGAAAGAGATGTCAGATGGTGAGCCTGAAGGGCCAGAAATTACTG TAGAAACATCCTTGGAtgagaattttaagaaaatggaTGGTACAGAAGTTTCTTCAGGTCGAAAACAAGATATACCAGATGAAAATGATGAAAGCAAACCAGAAAGCAATGTGGAAGAGATATTGGGCCAGCATTCTGAAATTGATGAACCTAACCCTGAGATGGAGCTGTGTGTTGATGCTGGAGTTGAACAATCAAGTCTCCTTTATGAGACAGAATCAGAGCTGAATGGAGAGAGAGCCGATGAAACAGAACTTTCTAATGGTGGAAATGTCTCAATGACACTGAATGAGAGCAGCAATGACTTTGAAGATGGCGATG AATTGACTACTACCCATAAAGATGCAGATGAAGTTGATCTCAAAGATACTATTGATTATGGTGTCAAGAATATCTCACTTGAAAGCCTCG AATTTGCAGATCATGTGAAGCAAGATGAGGTAGGAGAAGAAAATGAAACGAACCCGAACCCCAACGGAGGGAAACAAGCCAGTGAAGAAGAGCCGGTGGGAAAATCTTTGACACTAACCAAGAAATCTGCGAGCAAGGCAAATGCTAAAGCGAAAAAGATTGCTGATATTTCGGCTGCCAAAGAGAACATTTGCAGTTGTGGTAGTAAACTGGTTCTTACAAAGGACGGAGTAAAAATAGCTAAAGAAGTTGCTGAGAATGTTGACAAAAACATGGAGAAACTACAGGTCACAAATAAATCGAGCAAAGATGAAAATGGCAATAAG TCACCTGATCATACAGGCGATAATGAGGCCAGTTCTGCAAGCGCTTCCAGAGAACAAACAGACTGCGGAATGAAACCGAAAGGCTGA
- the LOC140872175 gene encoding uncharacterized protein isoform X2, translated as MTRTRGTARKTQAKNKEESRADATETPAVVAQHSRRRVPFASACKKMESQLKECAEEDEKKVVPLTPVALEVTSRRMGLKKASEVRLVYSTRRSARLAEKNVEIRSGVKNDKPEILRSDLFMKEEGENVEMNVKEMSDGEPEGPEITETSLDENFKKMDGTEVSSGRKQDIPDENDESKPESNVEEILGQHSEIDEPNPEMELCVDAGVEQSSLLYETESELNGERADETELSNGGNVSMTLNESSNDFEDGDELTTTHKDADEVDLKDTIDYGVKNISLESLEFADHVKQDEVGEENETNPNPNGGKQASEEEPVGKSLTLTKKSASKANAKAKKIADISAAKENICSCGSKLVLTKDGVKIAKEVAENVDKNMEKLQVTNKSSKDENGNKSPDHTGDNEASSASASREQTDCGMKPKG; from the exons ATGACTAGGACACGGGGAACAGCTAGAAAAACCCAGGCCAAAAACAAGGAGGAATCAAGAGCGGATGCAACCGAAACTCCAGCAGTGGTGGCCCAACATTCGAGGAGGAGGGTTCCATTTGCCTCAGCTTGTAAGAAAATGGAGTCGCAGTTAAAGGAATGTGCTGAGGAGGACGAAAAGAAGGTTGTTCCATTGACTCCAGTAGCATTGGAAGTTACTAGTCGGAGAATGGGATTAAAGAAGGCGAGTGAGGTTAGGCTAGTTTATAGCACTCGTCGATCAGCAAGGTTGGCAGAGAAGAATGTGGAGATAAGGAGTGGGGTGAAGAATGATAAGCCTGAGATTTTGAGGAGTGATTTGTTTATGAAAGAAGAAGGTGAAAACGTGGAGATGAACGTGAAAGAGATGTCAGATGGTGAGCCTGAAGGGCCAGAAATTACTG AAACATCCTTGGAtgagaattttaagaaaatggaTGGTACAGAAGTTTCTTCAGGTCGAAAACAAGATATACCAGATGAAAATGATGAAAGCAAACCAGAAAGCAATGTGGAAGAGATATTGGGCCAGCATTCTGAAATTGATGAACCTAACCCTGAGATGGAGCTGTGTGTTGATGCTGGAGTTGAACAATCAAGTCTCCTTTATGAGACAGAATCAGAGCTGAATGGAGAGAGAGCCGATGAAACAGAACTTTCTAATGGTGGAAATGTCTCAATGACACTGAATGAGAGCAGCAATGACTTTGAAGATGGCGATG AATTGACTACTACCCATAAAGATGCAGATGAAGTTGATCTCAAAGATACTATTGATTATGGTGTCAAGAATATCTCACTTGAAAGCCTCG AATTTGCAGATCATGTGAAGCAAGATGAGGTAGGAGAAGAAAATGAAACGAACCCGAACCCCAACGGAGGGAAACAAGCCAGTGAAGAAGAGCCGGTGGGAAAATCTTTGACACTAACCAAGAAATCTGCGAGCAAGGCAAATGCTAAAGCGAAAAAGATTGCTGATATTTCGGCTGCCAAAGAGAACATTTGCAGTTGTGGTAGTAAACTGGTTCTTACAAAGGACGGAGTAAAAATAGCTAAAGAAGTTGCTGAGAATGTTGACAAAAACATGGAGAAACTACAGGTCACAAATAAATCGAGCAAAGATGAAAATGGCAATAAG TCACCTGATCATACAGGCGATAATGAGGCCAGTTCTGCAAGCGCTTCCAGAGAACAAACAGACTGCGGAATGAAACCGAAAGGCTGA
- the LOC140872175 gene encoding uncharacterized protein isoform X4 produces MTRTRGTARKTQAKNKEESRADATETPAVVAQHSRRRVPFASACKKMESQLKECAEEDEKKVVPLTPVALEVTSRRMGLKKASEVRLVYSTRRSARLAEKNVEIRSGVKNDKPEILRSDLFMKEEGENVEMNVKEMSDGEPEGPEITVETSLDENFKKMDGTEVSSGRKQDIPDENDESKPESNVEEILGQHSEIDEPNPEMELCVDAGVEQSSLLYETESELNGERADETELSNGGNVSMTLNESSNDFEDGDELTTTHKDADEVDLKDTIDYGVKNISLESLEFADHVKQDEVGEENETNPNPNGGKQASEEEPVGKSLTLTKKSASKANAKAKKIADISAAKENICSCGSKLVLTKDGVKIAKEVAENVDKNMEKLQVTNKSSKDENGNKAIMRPVLQALPENKQTAE; encoded by the exons ATGACTAGGACACGGGGAACAGCTAGAAAAACCCAGGCCAAAAACAAGGAGGAATCAAGAGCGGATGCAACCGAAACTCCAGCAGTGGTGGCCCAACATTCGAGGAGGAGGGTTCCATTTGCCTCAGCTTGTAAGAAAATGGAGTCGCAGTTAAAGGAATGTGCTGAGGAGGACGAAAAGAAGGTTGTTCCATTGACTCCAGTAGCATTGGAAGTTACTAGTCGGAGAATGGGATTAAAGAAGGCGAGTGAGGTTAGGCTAGTTTATAGCACTCGTCGATCAGCAAGGTTGGCAGAGAAGAATGTGGAGATAAGGAGTGGGGTGAAGAATGATAAGCCTGAGATTTTGAGGAGTGATTTGTTTATGAAAGAAGAAGGTGAAAACGTGGAGATGAACGTGAAAGAGATGTCAGATGGTGAGCCTGAAGGGCCAGAAATTACTG TAGAAACATCCTTGGAtgagaattttaagaaaatggaTGGTACAGAAGTTTCTTCAGGTCGAAAACAAGATATACCAGATGAAAATGATGAAAGCAAACCAGAAAGCAATGTGGAAGAGATATTGGGCCAGCATTCTGAAATTGATGAACCTAACCCTGAGATGGAGCTGTGTGTTGATGCTGGAGTTGAACAATCAAGTCTCCTTTATGAGACAGAATCAGAGCTGAATGGAGAGAGAGCCGATGAAACAGAACTTTCTAATGGTGGAAATGTCTCAATGACACTGAATGAGAGCAGCAATGACTTTGAAGATGGCGATG AATTGACTACTACCCATAAAGATGCAGATGAAGTTGATCTCAAAGATACTATTGATTATGGTGTCAAGAATATCTCACTTGAAAGCCTCG AATTTGCAGATCATGTGAAGCAAGATGAGGTAGGAGAAGAAAATGAAACGAACCCGAACCCCAACGGAGGGAAACAAGCCAGTGAAGAAGAGCCGGTGGGAAAATCTTTGACACTAACCAAGAAATCTGCGAGCAAGGCAAATGCTAAAGCGAAAAAGATTGCTGATATTTCGGCTGCCAAAGAGAACATTTGCAGTTGTGGTAGTAAACTGGTTCTTACAAAGGACGGAGTAAAAATAGCTAAAGAAGTTGCTGAGAATGTTGACAAAAACATGGAGAAACTACAGGTCACAAATAAATCGAGCAAAGATGAAAATGGCAATAAG GCGATAATGAGGCCAGTTCTGCAAGCGCTTCCAGAGAACAAACAGACTGCGGAATGA